From a single Asticcacaulis sp. MM231 genomic region:
- a CDS encoding alpha/beta fold hydrolase: protein MVRTVRHIILGILTAGVAIYLAVIGYLYINQRQLLYAVRPGLETPAITGLAIQDIRITTKDGETLQAWYEPPQEGRPVILYFHGKGDALSMGKWRYIRMHKAGVGYLALSYRGYGGSTGTPTETGLITDGLAAYDWLRAQGFEDQQIVIHGHSLGSGVATYVATQRPARALLLEAPFTATCDVASKRYPLIPACLLMHDRFLNRERIKDVHTPVLIAHGDRDSVVPFSQGKHLFELANSPKLFVKMKGSEHSTLTRDGVYNAYWRFLGLPEDPADPVP, encoded by the coding sequence ATGGTCCGCACTGTACGTCATATTATTCTTGGCATTTTGACTGCAGGGGTAGCTATTTACCTCGCAGTGATCGGCTATCTCTATATCAACCAAAGGCAATTGCTTTACGCCGTAAGGCCCGGGCTCGAAACGCCGGCCATCACGGGGCTGGCGATACAGGATATCCGTATCACCACGAAGGACGGCGAAACGCTGCAGGCCTGGTATGAACCTCCGCAGGAAGGGCGACCGGTCATTCTGTACTTTCATGGCAAGGGCGATGCGCTCAGCATGGGCAAGTGGCGCTATATTCGCATGCACAAGGCAGGGGTCGGGTATCTGGCCCTCTCCTATCGCGGCTATGGCGGCTCGACCGGCACCCCGACTGAAACTGGACTGATCACCGACGGGCTGGCGGCCTATGACTGGCTGCGGGCGCAGGGTTTTGAAGATCAGCAGATCGTCATCCATGGCCACAGTCTCGGTTCAGGCGTGGCGACCTATGTGGCGACGCAACGGCCGGCGCGCGCCTTGCTGCTGGAAGCGCCCTTCACCGCCACCTGCGATGTCGCCAGCAAGCGCTATCCGCTTATCCCCGCCTGTCTTTTGATGCACGATCGCTTTCTCAACCGCGAGCGCATCAAGGATGTGCATACACCCGTTCTGATCGCGCATGGCGACCGCGACAGCGTTGTGCCATTTTCTCAAGGCAAACATCTGTTCGAACTTGCAAATTCGCCAAAGCTTTTCGTGAAAATGAAAGGGTCAGAGCATAGCACCCTGACCCGTGACGGCGTTTATAACGCGTACTGGCGTTTCCTCGGCCTGCCGGAAGATCCGGCCGATCCTGTGCCGTAA
- a CDS encoding Yip1 family protein, whose amino-acid sequence MADDSVPPVQAPDPNPYANPKNPNNLIERVQAILLKPAATWDVIERETPDVKTLYTSYIMPLAAIGPVATAIGGIVFGGGLFRIVSAVLLYILSLILIYVVALIIDGLAPSFNGQKNFIQALKVAAYSSTAGWVAAVLSIHPGLGVIGSLLGLYGLYLMYLGLPKLMKNPADKTIVYMIVNAVVYFVLVLIMGAVIATFAGISALTTGGLAALAVNHAVVAPNVSKIDQAANHMEAAANQMAAQASAMENGQTTVKLADAGALLALLPPSLNGVARSDDRTQANTMGGMAVSTAEGTYRIGDGSLHLTVTDMGTMAGFGAMAAAVNINTSSSSATGYEKVTTQNGQMVTEEYDTQSKHGKYAVVSNGRITVEAEGDNVDMATLKSAVASIDLGRAQALTK is encoded by the coding sequence ATGGCCGACGATTCCGTACCGCCCGTTCAGGCACCCGATCCCAACCCTTATGCCAATCCGAAAAATCCCAACAATCTGATTGAGCGCGTGCAGGCCATCCTGCTCAAGCCGGCCGCGACCTGGGACGTGATCGAGCGCGAAACGCCTGACGTCAAGACGCTTTACACCAGCTACATCATGCCTTTGGCGGCCATCGGTCCGGTAGCCACGGCTATTGGTGGCATAGTGTTCGGCGGCGGGCTGTTCAGAATCGTCTCGGCTGTGTTGCTCTACATCCTGTCGCTGATCCTGATCTATGTTGTCGCCTTGATCATTGATGGGCTCGCCCCCAGCTTCAATGGTCAGAAAAACTTTATCCAGGCTCTGAAAGTGGCTGCTTACAGCTCTACGGCCGGCTGGGTTGCGGCGGTTTTAAGTATTCACCCCGGTCTGGGCGTCATTGGAAGCTTGCTTGGTCTTTATGGTCTTTATCTGATGTATCTCGGCTTACCGAAGCTGATGAAGAACCCGGCAGATAAAACGATCGTCTATATGATCGTCAATGCGGTAGTTTATTTTGTGCTTGTCCTGATCATGGGGGCCGTGATCGCCACCTTTGCCGGTATTAGCGCCTTGACGACGGGGGGACTGGCAGCACTGGCTGTCAATCATGCGGTTGTTGCGCCGAATGTCTCGAAAATAGACCAGGCCGCCAATCATATGGAAGCCGCCGCGAACCAGATGGCGGCACAGGCCTCGGCCATGGAAAATGGTCAGACGACGGTCAAGCTGGCGGATGCCGGCGCGCTTCTGGCGCTTCTGCCGCCGTCGCTCAATGGCGTGGCGCGCAGCGATGACCGTACCCAGGCCAACACTATGGGCGGCATGGCGGTCTCGACCGCCGAAGGCACCTACCGCATCGGCGATGGCTCGCTCCACCTCACCGTCACCGACATGGGCACCATGGCTGGTTTCGGCGCCATGGCGGCGGCGGTCAATATCAATACGTCGAGCAGCAGCGCCACCGGCTATGAAAAGGTCACGACGCAGAATGGCCAGATGGTCACCGAGGAATACGACACGCAATCGAAGCACGGCAAATACGCCGTGGTCTCCAATGGCCGCATCACGGTTGAAGCCGAGGGTGATAATGTCGACATGGCCACGCTGAAATCGGCGGTGGCGAGCATCGATCTTGGCCGCGCGCAGGCCCTGACGAAGTAA
- the kdsA gene encoding 3-deoxy-8-phosphooctulonate synthase: protein MSIQPQHVKTKVFEIGDFGQPKIKIGGDEPFVLIAGPCQIESLDHALMMAEKIAEACAPTGTKFIYKSSYDKANRSSIGTARGIGMTEGLDILAAVRDKFGCPVLTDVHDTHQCEPVGKQVDVIQIPAFLCRQTDLLLAAGATGRTINVKKGQFLAPWDMKNVANKIASTGNERIILCDRGTSFGYNTLVSDFRGLPIMAQTGYPVMFDATHSVQQPGGQGTTSGGQREFAPVLARAACAVGVSAVFIETHEDPDHAPSDGPNMIYIDKMKDLIGTLRAFDDLAKGMG from the coding sequence ATGTCGATCCAGCCGCAACACGTCAAAACCAAGGTTTTCGAAATTGGTGATTTCGGCCAGCCGAAGATTAAAATCGGCGGCGACGAACCGTTCGTGCTGATCGCCGGGCCGTGTCAGATCGAGAGCCTCGACCACGCCCTTATGATGGCCGAGAAGATCGCCGAGGCCTGCGCGCCGACCGGCACCAAGTTCATCTACAAGTCCAGTTACGACAAGGCCAACCGCTCCTCGATCGGTACGGCGCGCGGTATCGGCATGACGGAAGGCCTCGATATCCTGGCTGCCGTCCGCGACAAGTTCGGCTGTCCCGTCCTGACCGATGTGCACGACACCCACCAGTGCGAGCCGGTGGGAAAGCAGGTCGATGTCATCCAGATCCCGGCCTTCCTGTGCCGCCAGACCGATCTTTTGCTGGCCGCCGGCGCCACTGGCCGCACCATCAATGTCAAGAAGGGCCAGTTCCTGGCGCCCTGGGACATGAAGAACGTCGCCAACAAGATCGCCTCGACGGGCAATGAGCGGATCATCCTGTGTGATCGCGGCACCAGCTTCGGTTACAACACGCTGGTCAGCGATTTCCGCGGCCTGCCGATCATGGCCCAGACCGGTTACCCGGTGATGTTCGACGCCACCCATTCGGTGCAGCAGCCGGGTGGTCAGGGCACGACCTCAGGCGGCCAGCGCGAGTTCGCGCCGGTGCTGGCGCGCGCCGCCTGCGCCGTCGGTGTGTCGGCGGTGTTTATCGAAACCCACGAAGACCCCGATCATGCGCCGAGCGACGGCCCCAACATGATCTATATCGACAAGATGAAAGATCTGATCGGCACCCTTCGCGCATTCGATGATCTGGCTAAGGGTATGGGCTGA
- a CDS encoding transcriptional regulator — translation MAGFDINKLDDAIHGRLRLGIMAYLMDAEAADFNELKAVLEATQGNLSVHLRKLEEAGYVEIVKSFQGRKPLTRVHITLAGRKAFANYLDALSNLVSKR, via the coding sequence ATGGCCGGTTTCGACATCAACAAACTGGATGACGCCATCCACGGACGCCTGCGTCTGGGGATTATGGCCTATCTGATGGACGCTGAAGCCGCCGATTTCAACGAGTTGAAGGCGGTGCTGGAGGCGACACAGGGCAATCTGTCGGTCCATCTGCGCAAGCTGGAAGAAGCGGGCTATGTCGAGATCGTCAAGAGCTTTCAGGGCCGCAAACCCCTGACACGCGTCCATATCACTCTGGCTGGTCGCAAGGCCTTCGCCAACTATCTCGACGCCTTGTCCAATCTGGTTTCCAAGCGTTAG
- a CDS encoding MFS transporter: MTTTSGETGHKKQSQEKQSMWLVIGASSLGTIFEWFDFYIFGTLAAIMGTQFFEVEGINPTTSFIFALLALAAGFVVRPFGAMVFGGMGDKIGRKHTFLVTMVIMGLSTFLVGVLPNYATIGIAAPIILICLRLVQGLAMGGEYGGAATYVAEHSPDNKRGQMTAWIQTTATLGLLLALVAIGVTQHYVSPEDFKAWGWRLPFLFSIVLLLVSIWIRMKLNESPVFQAMKDEGRTSKSPLSEAFLKWSNLKIVLIALFGLVAGQGVVWYTGQFYALFFLQKMLHVDLSTSYWLIGGALAIATPFFIFFGWLSDRIGRKPIILAGLVLAAAGYFPLFGALTGAVSPALEQAQKTSPVVVVADQAACAVQFDPVGKAKFLQSCDIAKSYLAKGGISYTNEAAPAGAVASVRIGQTVIPSFEGKNLTGEALKTAQADFVKQVGAALKAAGYPAKADNATIDYPKTLGILTLLVLLVTMVYAPMAAALVEMFPARIRYSAMSLPYHFGNGWFGGLLPFITFTIVAATGGIYDGLWYPVGIAAFTVVIGLFFVKDNRHIDFNK, translated from the coding sequence ATGACAACGACATCAGGCGAAACAGGTCACAAGAAGCAGAGCCAAGAAAAACAGAGCATGTGGCTTGTGATCGGGGCTTCATCGCTGGGCACCATCTTTGAATGGTTCGACTTTTATATTTTCGGCACGCTGGCGGCCATTATGGGCACGCAGTTCTTCGAGGTTGAAGGCATTAACCCGACGACCTCCTTCATCTTCGCACTGCTGGCCCTGGCGGCTGGCTTCGTGGTGCGGCCCTTCGGGGCCATGGTCTTTGGTGGCATGGGTGACAAGATCGGCCGCAAGCATACCTTTCTGGTCACCATGGTCATCATGGGGCTGTCGACCTTCCTCGTCGGCGTCCTGCCCAACTATGCCACCATCGGCATCGCCGCGCCGATCATCCTGATCTGTCTGCGCCTGGTCCAAGGTCTCGCCATGGGCGGCGAATATGGTGGCGCCGCCACCTATGTGGCCGAGCATTCGCCGGATAACAAACGCGGCCAGATGACGGCGTGGATTCAGACCACGGCCACGCTAGGCCTGCTGCTGGCGCTCGTCGCCATCGGCGTTACCCAGCACTATGTCAGCCCGGAAGACTTCAAGGCCTGGGGCTGGCGCCTGCCGTTCCTGTTCTCAATCGTCCTGCTGCTGGTTTCGATCTGGATTCGCATGAAGCTCAATGAAAGCCCGGTTTTCCAGGCCATGAAGGACGAGGGGCGGACGTCGAAATCGCCACTTTCCGAAGCCTTCCTGAAGTGGTCGAATCTCAAGATTGTGCTGATCGCCCTGTTTGGTCTCGTGGCCGGTCAAGGCGTGGTGTGGTACACTGGCCAGTTCTATGCGCTGTTCTTCCTGCAGAAGATGTTGCACGTCGATCTGTCGACCTCGTACTGGCTGATCGGCGGCGCGCTGGCCATCGCCACGCCGTTCTTCATCTTTTTCGGCTGGCTGTCCGATCGCATCGGCCGCAAGCCGATCATCCTGGCCGGCCTCGTTCTGGCGGCGGCGGGTTACTTCCCGCTGTTCGGCGCCCTGACCGGTGCGGTCAGCCCGGCGCTTGAACAGGCGCAAAAGACCTCGCCGGTGGTGGTGGTGGCCGATCAGGCCGCCTGCGCTGTCCAGTTTGATCCGGTCGGCAAGGCCAAGTTCCTGCAATCATGCGATATCGCCAAATCCTACCTCGCCAAGGGCGGCATCAGCTACACCAATGAAGCGGCCCCGGCCGGCGCTGTGGCTTCGGTGCGCATCGGTCAGACGGTCATCCCGTCCTTCGAGGGCAAGAACCTGACCGGTGAGGCGCTGAAAACCGCACAGGCCGATTTCGTCAAGCAGGTGGGCGCTGCGCTAAAGGCTGCGGGCTATCCGGCCAAGGCGGATAACGCCACGATCGACTATCCGAAGACACTGGGCATCCTGACCCTGCTCGTCCTGCTCGTCACCATGGTCTATGCCCCGATGGCGGCGGCGCTTGTCGAGATGTTCCCGGCGCGCATTCGCTACAGCGCCATGTCCTTGCCCTATCACTTCGGCAATGGCTGGTTTGGTGGCCTGCTGCCGTTTATCACCTTCACGATCGTGGCGGCGACGGGCGGCATCTATGACGGCCTGTGGTATCCGGTCGGCATTGCGGCCTTTACCGTGGTCATCGGCCTGTTCTTCGTGAAGGACAATCGCCACATCGACTTTAATAAGTAG
- a CDS encoding acyltransferase family protein produces MAETVTLKRYHDLDAVRGLALTLGVALHATMSFIEPRIWIIKDIHHADSLSLLFYVIHMFRMTTFFVMAGFFAHMMVSKRGVWGFAVNRLKRLALPLVVFWPIVITAIVAMMIIANMPPPGTPAPPAPPPPAFDIHTFPLTHLWFLYVLLILCAGAIVLKLAVDLLHIGKPLGRLVDSVVGALTKSDLISVVLFLPVAITMYLNPQAALWFGIPTPDTGLIPNPTAVAGFTTAFAFGWCLHRRADLLAHFAHRFWLYLFSAVVGTIICLNMIGSTPVLVPVNGRDHPLYILIYGLSAWSWVLAFIGMAHRFIRHENPLLRLLSDSSYWVYIIHIPVLLVFQYVVKDLALPAEAKFAIVLFSTLAIGILSYQIMVRYSFIGAILNGRRRKTKHATQEGEATA; encoded by the coding sequence ATGGCTGAAACTGTAACTCTTAAGCGTTATCACGATCTCGATGCCGTCCGCGGACTGGCCCTGACGCTGGGTGTGGCCCTGCACGCCACCATGTCCTTTATCGAGCCGCGGATCTGGATCATCAAGGATATCCATCACGCCGACAGCCTGAGTCTGCTGTTCTACGTCATCCATATGTTCCGCATGACCACCTTTTTCGTCATGGCCGGCTTCTTCGCGCATATGATGGTGAGCAAGCGCGGTGTCTGGGGTTTCGCCGTCAATCGCCTGAAGCGTCTGGCCCTACCGCTCGTCGTCTTCTGGCCCATCGTCATCACCGCCATCGTCGCCATGATGATCATTGCCAACATGCCGCCACCGGGAACGCCTGCGCCGCCAGCCCCGCCACCGCCGGCCTTTGACATCCACACCTTCCCGCTGACGCACCTGTGGTTTCTCTATGTGCTGCTGATCCTGTGCGCCGGCGCCATTGTGCTCAAGCTCGCCGTCGATCTGCTCCATATCGGCAAGCCGCTGGGCCGTCTGGTCGATAGCGTGGTGGGTGCCCTGACCAAAAGCGACCTGATCAGTGTCGTGCTGTTCCTGCCGGTCGCCATCACCATGTATCTCAATCCGCAGGCGGCCCTGTGGTTCGGTATCCCCACGCCTGATACCGGCCTGATCCCCAACCCCACCGCTGTGGCCGGCTTCACCACCGCCTTCGCCTTTGGCTGGTGCCTGCATCGCCGCGCCGACCTGCTGGCGCATTTCGCCCATCGCTTCTGGCTCTATCTGTTCAGCGCGGTTGTCGGCACGATTATCTGCCTTAACATGATTGGCAGCACACCGGTCCTGGTGCCAGTCAATGGCCGCGATCATCCGCTCTATATCCTGATCTATGGCCTCAGCGCCTGGTCGTGGGTGCTGGCCTTCATCGGCATGGCGCATCGCTTCATCAGACACGAAAACCCGCTGCTGCGCCTGCTGTCGGATAGCTCCTACTGGGTCTATATCATCCATATTCCGGTGCTGCTGGTCTTCCAGTACGTCGTGAAGGACCTCGCCCTGCCGGCTGAAGCGAAATTCGCCATCGTCCTGTTCAGCACCCTGGCGATTGGCATTCTCAGCTATCAAATTATGGTACGCTACAGCTTCATCGGGGCGATTCTCAACGGCCGCCGCCGCAAGACGAAGCACGCGACCCAAGAAGGGGAGGCCACGGCATGA
- a CDS encoding metalloregulator ArsR/SmtB family transcription factor codes for MTMPSSPMALAASAHKASRLLKLMASEQRLMILCKLSEGEYSAGELTELVGLSQGAGSQHLQKMKAEGLVDTRRDAQTIYYRLADDAARQVIDLLCNIYGK; via the coding sequence ATGACCATGCCATCCTCTCCCATGGCGCTCGCCGCCAGCGCCCACAAGGCCAGCCGCCTGCTCAAGCTGATGGCCAGCGAACAGCGCCTGATGATCCTGTGTAAACTGAGCGAAGGCGAATACAGCGCCGGCGAACTGACCGAACTGGTGGGCTTAAGCCAGGGCGCCGGTTCACAGCATCTGCAAAAGATGAAGGCCGAAGGGCTGGTGGATACCCGGCGCGACGCACAAACCATCTATTATCGTCTGGCCGATGACGCCGCCCGTCAGGTCATAGACCTGCTCTGCAATATCTACGGCAAGTGA
- a CDS encoding carboxymuconolactone decarboxylase family protein: MTKDYIQITKDISANLKGLRKDIPETMQGFSAMAQGALKDGALSKKTKELIALAIGVSTRCDGCIGFHAEALVKLGATTQEVEEALGMAIYLGGGPSLMYAADAMAAFEQFSAKA; encoded by the coding sequence ATGACCAAAGACTATATTCAGATCACCAAAGACATTTCCGCCAACCTGAAGGGCCTGCGCAAGGACATCCCCGAAACCATGCAGGGGTTTTCAGCCATGGCGCAGGGCGCACTGAAAGATGGCGCCCTGTCAAAAAAGACGAAAGAACTGATAGCTCTTGCGATTGGCGTCAGCACGCGTTGTGATGGCTGCATCGGCTTTCATGCGGAAGCTCTGGTCAAACTGGGCGCCACGACACAGGAGGTCGAGGAGGCGCTGGGTATGGCCATCTATCTGGGCGGCGGCCCGTCTTTGATGTATGCCGCCGATGCCATGGCGGCCTTCGAGCAATTCTCGGCCAAAGCCTAG
- a CDS encoding DUF4328 domain-containing protein, whose product MVSKATRTGKAQSLALVILAGIDIVLGMIAIAIAISAGWPGLEAFQGSGPTAQGNLVVGSVFLVLIIQFVLRVFMLVVMAWWSFRLVSHAHRHTRFPVSTRWAWLGWFVPVVSLWLPLRAVLSLNLKLGGMSSGRRLLILSWWAIRLLISPTLALITVTLIGIFATLNDQQGPNVTLTIHLFVWILIAGLAAQCLSVAMVLITQRHQPKPGEIVTADLF is encoded by the coding sequence ATGGTTTCGAAAGCGACACGTACCGGCAAGGCACAAAGCCTGGCCTTGGTGATTCTCGCCGGCATCGATATCGTGCTGGGGATGATCGCCATCGCGATAGCGATCAGCGCCGGATGGCCGGGGCTGGAAGCTTTTCAGGGTTCAGGGCCAACCGCTCAGGGCAACCTCGTTGTCGGTTCTGTTTTTCTTGTTCTCATCATACAATTCGTGCTTCGCGTTTTCATGCTCGTCGTCATGGCGTGGTGGAGCTTCCGGCTGGTCAGCCATGCTCATCGCCATACCCGTTTTCCAGTATCGACACGCTGGGCATGGCTCGGCTGGTTTGTACCCGTAGTAAGCCTGTGGTTACCCTTGCGAGCCGTCTTGAGCCTGAATTTAAAATTGGGTGGTATGTCCTCTGGGAGGCGTTTGCTTATCCTCTCTTGGTGGGCGATACGCCTGCTGATCAGCCCCACACTAGCCCTCATCACGGTTACCTTAATCGGCATCTTTGCCACACTTAACGATCAACAAGGCCCAAATGTCACTTTAACGATACACTTGTTTGTGTGGATACTGATCGCTGGACTTGCTGCTCAGTGTCTGTCCGTCGCCATGGTCCTCATCACGCAACGCCATCAGCCCAAACCCGGCGAGATTGTCACGGCGGACCTCTTCTGA
- a CDS encoding manno-octulosonate cytidylyltransferase has translation MKTIILIPARYASTRYPGKPLVMLTGKDGVPKSLIQRSWEAAKGVADVASVYVCTDDDRIKTAAEAFGAQVIMTAESCANGTERCADALQHLSESADLYINLQGDAPLTPAWFVEDLIRAMKADPSVQMATPVLRCDAQTHANFVEDRLNGRVGGTTAVFDKNLNALYFSKEVIPYTGKTFGEGDTIPVFHHVGVYGYREQALKSYSSWPVGPLETWEGLEQLRFLENGMPIRCVEVDGRGRVFWELNNPVDVARIEQVI, from the coding sequence GTGAAAACCATCATACTGATCCCCGCGCGCTATGCTTCGACGCGCTATCCCGGCAAGCCGCTGGTCATGCTGACCGGCAAGGATGGCGTGCCGAAGTCGCTGATCCAGCGCTCCTGGGAAGCCGCCAAGGGCGTGGCCGATGTCGCCTCGGTCTATGTCTGCACCGATGACGATCGCATCAAGACGGCTGCCGAAGCCTTCGGCGCGCAGGTGATCATGACGGCGGAATCCTGCGCCAACGGCACCGAGCGCTGCGCCGACGCGCTGCAGCACCTGAGCGAATCCGCCGATCTCTATATCAATCTGCAGGGCGATGCGCCACTCACCCCGGCCTGGTTCGTCGAAGACCTGATCCGCGCCATGAAGGCCGATCCGTCGGTGCAGATGGCGACGCCGGTGCTGCGCTGCGATGCCCAGACCCACGCCAACTTCGTCGAGGATCGCCTCAATGGCCGCGTCGGCGGCACCACGGCGGTGTTCGACAAAAACCTCAACGCGCTCTACTTCTCCAAGGAAGTCATTCCCTATACCGGCAAGACGTTTGGCGAGGGCGATACGATCCCGGTCTTCCACCATGTCGGCGTCTATGGTTACCGCGAGCAGGCCCTGAAGAGCTATTCGAGCTGGCCGGTGGGGCCGCTGGAAACCTGGGAAGGCCTTGAGCAACTGCGCTTTCTGGAAAACGGCATGCCGATACGCTGTGTCGAGGTCGACGGCCGCGGTCGCGTGTTCTGGGAACTGAACAACCCCGTCGATGTCGCCCGCATTGAACAAGTCATCTAG
- a CDS encoding DUF817 domain-containing protein: MSETSPHPLAPFLQPVRRWIRSTLLILPAPLREFVLFGLKMAWSCLFGAGMLGLIIVTHLFWPAHAPIYRYDFLLAAAIAIQALLLWTRLETFDEVKVIFLYHVTGTIMEIFKTHMGSWAYPEPSIFHIGGVPLFTGFMYGSVGSFIARAIRVFDMRFSHYPKAWVTYVLATVIYLNFFTHHFLFDFRYLIFAAIAVIYFRCFVYFRVDQKVHAMPYLLAGTLTAFFLWLAENIGTFTHTWSYPGKAWHLVSIQKMGAWGLLLIISFVTVTLIFKPKAP, from the coding sequence TTGAGCGAAACCTCCCCTCACCCTTTGGCCCCCTTTCTGCAACCCGTGCGACGCTGGATACGCAGCACCCTGCTGATCCTGCCAGCGCCTTTACGTGAATTCGTGCTGTTCGGTTTGAAAATGGCGTGGTCGTGCCTGTTTGGCGCCGGGATGCTCGGCCTGATCATCGTGACGCATCTCTTCTGGCCCGCCCATGCACCGATCTATCGCTATGATTTCCTGCTGGCCGCCGCCATCGCCATTCAGGCCCTGTTGCTGTGGACGAGGCTGGAGACCTTCGATGAGGTCAAGGTCATCTTCCTCTACCATGTCACCGGCACGATCATGGAAATTTTCAAGACCCATATGGGGTCGTGGGCCTATCCGGAGCCGTCGATCTTCCATATCGGCGGGGTGCCGCTTTTCACCGGCTTCATGTATGGCAGCGTCGGTTCGTTTATCGCCCGCGCCATCCGCGTCTTCGACATGCGTTTCTCGCACTATCCGAAGGCGTGGGTGACCTATGTGCTGGCGACGGTGATCTATCTCAACTTTTTCACGCATCACTTCCTTTTCGATTTCCGCTATCTGATTTTCGCCGCCATCGCCGTCATTTATTTCCGCTGCTTCGTCTATTTCCGCGTCGATCAGAAGGTGCATGCCATGCCCTATCTGCTGGCCGGCACCCTGACGGCCTTCTTTCTGTGGCTGGCGGAAAATATCGGCACCTTCACCCACACCTGGAGCTATCCGGGCAAGGCGTGGCATCTGGTATCGATCCAGAAAATGGGCGCGTGGGGCCTGCTGCTGATCATTAGCTTTGTGACGGTGACGCTTATTTTTAAACCGAAAGCGCCTTAA
- a CDS encoding KpsF/GutQ family sugar-phosphate isomerase translates to MTLSPPLDINSRTEILATGARVMRIEGEALLLFAGSLSEAFVRAVETLYAAKGRVIISGMGKSGHIGAKITATLASTGTPAQFVHPAEASHGDLGMITADDVVVVLSNSGETSELSDIIAHTRRFGIPLIGVASRPDSTLLKAADIALVLPAAPEACAIGMAPTTSTTMTLALGDALAVAIMEKRGFQPTDFKTFHPGGKLGAQLLRVDQLMHKGDALPLIGELTPMSDALLEMTAKSFGVVGVTDASGKLAGIITDGDLRRNMTGLMDKTAKQVMHAGPRTIRPEALAAEALGIMNDKKITCLFAVDDSHAPVGLIHIHDCLRAGVA, encoded by the coding sequence ATGACCTTAAGCCCCCCGCTCGATATCAACAGCCGCACCGAAATTCTGGCCACCGGCGCGCGCGTGATGCGCATCGAAGGCGAGGCCCTGCTGCTGTTTGCCGGCTCCCTGTCGGAAGCGTTTGTGCGGGCGGTCGAGACCCTTTACGCCGCCAAGGGCCGCGTCATCATCTCCGGCATGGGCAAGTCGGGCCATATCGGCGCCAAGATCACCGCGACGCTCGCCTCCACCGGCACGCCGGCGCAGTTCGTCCACCCCGCCGAAGCCTCGCACGGCGACCTCGGCATGATCACCGCCGATGACGTGGTGGTGGTGCTGTCCAACTCCGGCGAAACCTCGGAACTTTCGGACATCATCGCCCATACCCGCCGCTTTGGCATCCCCCTGATCGGTGTGGCATCGCGCCCCGATTCGACCCTGCTCAAGGCGGCCGATATCGCGCTGGTCCTGCCGGCCGCGCCGGAAGCCTGTGCCATCGGCATGGCCCCGACCACGAGCACCACCATGACCCTGGCGCTCGGCGATGCCCTGGCCGTAGCCATCATGGAAAAGCGCGGCTTTCAGCCGACCGATTTCAAGACCTTCCACCCCGGCGGCAAGCTCGGCGCGCAGTTGCTGCGCGTCGATCAACTGATGCACAAGGGCGATGCCCTGCCGCTGATCGGCGAATTGACGCCGATGAGCGACGCGCTGCTGGAAATGACCGCCAAAAGCTTCGGCGTGGTCGGTGTCACCGATGCCAGTGGCAAGCTGGCCGGCATCATTACCGACGGCGACCTGCGCCGCAATATGACCGGCCTGATGGACAAGACCGCAAAACAGGTCATGCACGCCGGCCCGCGCACCATCCGCCCCGAAGCCCTGGCGGCCGAGGCGCTTGGCATTATGAATGACAAGAAGATCACCTGCCTGTTCGCGGTCGATGACAGCCACGCGCCGGTCGGCCTGATCCATATCCACGATTGCCTGCGTGCGGGAGTTGCTTAA